One genomic region from Rosa rugosa chromosome 1, drRosRugo1.1, whole genome shotgun sequence encodes:
- the LOC133736884 gene encoding uncharacterized protein LOC133736884 codes for MFPIAYAIAEVENTDTWRWFLEYLKWDLRIERESTYTFITDKQKGLGIAIGELFPGAEHRHCVRHMYNNCKAKHPGEGLKQLVWDAARSSTKVWFKKHMEELQQLDDVAWKWFKDKNPEQWSRAYFREDSKCDLLLNNLCESWNAALIPARDKPILTMLEKIRMELMVRMANRRVAAHRWKDMVGPRIKKIIEKVAERTSCYRAYHSGEFEFQITGGGDHGSKHAVDLRMHTCTCRRWQLSGIPCVHAICAIRTKKADPVLFCDDYLLPSTYMESYNPIIHPIAGEDDWEPVDYPIAPPPYKKQAGRPKMKRTKEPGENKQPPPAPNTTKMPRTYSKMTCQVCFKKGIIDWAAQLERQRKQQHNKQEKGVPMHSSKIRRVQGSRQQKFQLQRGGPY; via the exons ATGTTCCCCATTGCCTATGCAATTGCTGAGGTGGAAAACACAGATACTTGGAGGTGGTTTCTGGAGTACCTGAAATGGGATTTGAGGATTGAAAGGGAGTCAACCTACACATTCATCACTGACAAGCAGAAGGGTTTGGGGATTGCCATTGGAGAGTTGTTCCCTGGAGCTGAACACAGACATTGTGTGAGGCATATGTACAACAACTGCAAGGCTAAGCATCCAGGAGAGGGGTTGAAACAACTTGTGTGGGATGCAGCTAGATCAAGCACAAAAGTTTGGTTTAAGAAACACATGGAGGAGCTGCAACAATTGGATGATGTGGCCTGGAAATGGTTTAAGGACAAGAATCCAGAACAGTGGAGTAGAGCCTATTTCAGGGAAGATTCAAAATGTGACTTGCTATTGAACAATTTGTGTGAGTCATGGAATGCAGCTCTAATTCCAGCAAGGGACAAGCCTATATTAACCATGTTGGAGAAGATAAGGATGGAATTGATGGTTAGAATGGCAAATAGAAGAGTGGCAGCACATAGATGGAAGGATATGGTTGGTCCAAGGATTAAGAAGATTATTGAAAAAGTGGCAGAGAGGACTAGTTGTTACAGAGCCTATCATTCAGGGGAGTTTGAGTTCCAAATTACTGGAGGCGGAGATCATGGAAGCAAGCATGCAGTGGACTTGAGGATGCACACATGTACATGTAGGAGGTGGCAATTGAGTGGCATTCCTTGTGTGCATGCCATTTGTGCCATTAGAACCAAAAAGGCAGATCCTGTTCTCTTTTGTGACGATTACCTACTGCCTTCTACCTACATGGAGTCATACAATCCAATTATTCATCCTATTGCTGGTGAGGATGATTGGGAACCGGTGGATTACCCAATAGCACCTCCCCCATACAAGAAGCAAGCTGGCAGACCCAAAATGAAGAGAACTAAGGAGCCAGGTGAGAACAAGCAACCACCACCAGCCCCTAACACAACCAAAATGCCAAGAACCTACTCGAAGATGACATGCCAAGTTTGCTTCAAGAAAGGCATAATAGATTGGGCTGCCCAATTAGAAAGGCAAAGAAAGCAGCAGCACAACAAGCA GGAGAAGGGAGTTCCAATGCACTCAAGCAAAATAAGAAGAGTTCAAGGCAGCAG GCAGCAAAAGTTCCAGCTTCAAAGGGGAGGCCCATATTGA